In Bos indicus x Bos taurus breed Angus x Brahman F1 hybrid chromosome 21, Bos_hybrid_MaternalHap_v2.0, whole genome shotgun sequence, one DNA window encodes the following:
- the TMEM121 gene encoding transmembrane protein 121, whose amino-acid sequence MVLPPPDRRHVCLTTLVIMGSMAVMDAYLVEQNQGPRKIGVCIIVLVGDVCFLLVLRYVAVWVGAEVRTAKRGYAMILWFLYIFVLEIKLYFIFQNYKAARRGAADPVARKALTLLLSVCVPGLFLLLVALDRMEYVRTFRKREDLRGRLFWVALDLLDLLDMQASLWEPPRSGLPLWAEGLTFFYCYMLLLVLPCVALSEVSMQGEHIAPQKMMLYPVLSLATVNVVAVLARAANMALFRDSRVSAIFVGKNVVALATKACTFLEYRRQVRDFPPPALALELQPPAPQRNSVPPPQPLHGPPGRPRGPSPTRDALDT is encoded by the coding sequence ATGGTGCTGCCTCCCCCGGACCGGCGCCACGTGTGCCTGACCACGCTGGTGATCATGGGCAGCATGGCGGTCATGGACGCTTACCTGGTGGAGCAGAACCAGGGCCCGCGGAAGATCGGCGTGTGCATCATCGTGCTGGTGGGCGACGTGTGCTTCCTGCTGGTGCTGCGCTATGTGGCCGTGTGGGTGGGCGCCGAGGTGCGCACGGCCAAGCGCGGCTACGCCATGATCCTCTGGTTCCTCTACATCTTCGTGCTGGAGATCAAGCTCTACTTCATCTTCCAAAACTACAAGGCGGCGCGGCGCGGCGCGGCCGACCCGGTGGCGCGCAAGGCGCTGACGCTGCTGCTGTCGGTGTGCGTGCCGGGCCTCTTCCTGCTGCTGGTGGCGCTCGACCGCATGGAGTACGTGCGCACCTTCCGGAAGCGCGAGGACCTGCGCGGCCGCCTCTTCTGGGTGGCGCTGGACCTGCTGGACCTGCTGGACATGCAGGCCAGCCTGTGGGAGCCGCCGCGCAGCGGGCTGCCCCTGTGGGCCGAGGGCCTCACCTTCTTCTACtgctacatgctgctgctggtgctgccgTGCGTGGCGCTCAGCGAGGTGAGCATGCAGGGCGAACACATCGCACCGCAGAAGATGATGCTCTACCCGGTGCTCAGCCTCGCCACCGTCAACGTGGTGGCCGTGCTGGCGCGCGCCGCCAACATGGCTCTGTTCCGCGACAGCCGCGTCTCCGCCATCTTCGTCGGCAAGAACGTGGTGGCGCTGGCCACCAAGGCCTGCACCTTCCTGGAGTACCGGCGCCAGGTGCGCGACTTCCCGCCACCCGCGCTGGCGCTGGAGCTGCAGCCGCCCGCCCCGCAGCGCAACTCGGTGCCGCCGCCCCAGCCGCTGCACGGCCCCCCGGGCCGCCCTCGCGGCCCCTCGCCCACGCGCGATGCCCTGGACACGTGA